One segment of Onychomys torridus chromosome 3, mOncTor1.1, whole genome shotgun sequence DNA contains the following:
- the Neurod6 gene encoding neurogenic differentiation factor 6: MLTLPFDESVIMPESQMCRKFARQCEDQKQIKKPESFPKQVVLRGKSIKRAPGEETEKEEEEEDREEDDENGLPRRRGLRKKKTTKLRLERVKFRRQEANARERNRMHGLNDALDNLRKVVPCYSKTQKLSKIETLRLAKNYIWALSEILRIGKRPDLLTFVQNLCKGLSQPTTNLVAGCLQLNARSFLMGQGGEAAHHTRSPYSTFYPPYHSPELATPPGHGTLDNSKSMKPYNYCSAYESFYESTSPECASPQFEGPLSPPPINYNGIFSLKQEETLDYGKNYNYGMHYCAVPPRGPLGQGAMFRLPTDSHFPYDLHLRSQSLTMQDELNAVFHN, encoded by the coding sequence ATGTTAACACTACCGTTTGACGAGTCTGTCATAATGCCCGAATCCCAGATGTGCAGAAAGTTTGCTAGACAATGCGAGGACCAGAAACAAATTAAGAAACCAGAGAGCTTTCCAAAACAAGTTGTCCTTCGAGGAAAAAGCATTAAACGGGCCCCTGGAGAAGAAaccgagaaagaggaggaggaggaagatagaGAAGAAGATGATGAAAATGGCTTGCCCAGAAGGAGgggtctcaggaaaaaaaagaccACCAAACTACGACTGGAAAGGGTCAAGTTCAGGAGACAGGAAGCCAATGCGCGCGAGAGGAACCGGATGCACGGCCTCAATGACGCTCTGGACAATTTGCGAAAAGTGGTCCCCTGTTACTCTAAAACCCAAAAACTGTCCAAAATAGAAACTTTACGGCTGGCCAAAAACTACATCTGGGCACTTTCTGAAATTCTGAGGATTGGCAAGAGACCAGATCTGCTCACGTTCGTCCAAAACTTATGCAAAGGTCTTTCCCAGCCAACTACAAACTTGGTGGCAGGCTGCTTACAGCTCAACGCCAGGAGTTTCCTGATGGGTCAGGGTGGGGAGGCTGCACACCACACCAGGTCACCCTACTCCACATTCTACCCACCCTATCACAGCCCTGAGCTGGCCACCCCCCCAGGGCATGGGACTCTTGATAATTCCAAGTCCATGAAACCCTACAATTACTGCAGTGCGTATGAATCCTTCTATGAAAGTACTTCCCCTGAGTGTGCCAGCCCTCAGTTTGAAGGTCCCTTAAGTCCTCCCCCAATTAACTATAATGGGATATTTTCCCTGAAGCAAGAAGAAACCTTGGACTATGGCAAAAATTACAATTATGGCATGCATTACTGTGCAGTGCCACCCAGGGGTCCCCTTGGGCAGGGTGCCATGTTCAGGTTGCCCACCGACAGCCACTTCCCTTATGACTTACATCTGCGCAGCCAATCTCTCACTATGCAAGATGAATTAAATGCAgtttttcataattaa